One window of the Camelina sativa cultivar DH55 chromosome 1, Cs, whole genome shotgun sequence genome contains the following:
- the LOC104793279 gene encoding uncharacterized protein LOC104793279 isoform X2, with the protein MATTTISSFSLSLPQLLRKPTKPLPFIFLLPRFNRRFRKALTTITSSSATSSNSFSSNRGDDGFSLDDFTLHSDSRSPNPSKKGVLSDLIQEIEPLDVSLIQKDVPVTTLDAMKRTISGMLGLLPSDRFQVHIESLWEPLSKLLVSSMMTGYTLRNAEYRLFLEKNLDMHGEDLESHTPEHTEYDLKGTDENDVSSTRDSLTQSLTEMIDEEGLGRVSSEAQEYIFRLQSQLSSVKKELQEMRRKHAALQMQQFVGEEKNDLLDYLRSLQPEKVAELSEPAAPEVKETIHSVVHGLLATLSPRMHSKFPASEVPPTETVKAKSDEDCAELVENTSLQFQPLISLTRDYLARLLFWSMLLGHYLRGLEYRMELMEVLSLTCDANGTENVA; encoded by the exons ATGGCGACAACGACtatttcttccttctctctttctcttcctcaacTTCTCCGTAAACCCACAAAGCCTCTTCCTTTCATCTTCCTTCTCCCTCGATTCAATCGTAGATTCCGCAAAGCTCTCACAACTATTACTTCTTCTTCCGCAACTTCTTCGAACAGTTTCAGTAGTAATCGTGGCGACGATGGCTTCTCTCTCGACGACTTCACTCTCCATTCTGATTCTCGATCACCTAATCCTTCCAAAAAAGGTGTCCTTTCTGATCTTATCCAAGAGATTGAACCATTAGATGTGAGTTTGATTCAGAAGGATGTTCCAGTGACTACTTTGGATGCAATGAAAAGAACAATCTCAGGCATGTTGGGGCTTCTTCCATCTGATAGGTTTCAAGTTCATATTGAGTCGCTTTGGGAACCTTTGTCTAAGCTTTTGGTTTCATCTATGATGACTGG GTATACGTTGCGGAATGCTGAGTATCGGCTTTTTCTTGAAAAGAATCTTGATATGCATGGAGAAGACTTGGAAAGCCACACACCGGAACATACTGAATACGATTTGAAAGGGACTGATGAGAATGATGTTTCATCCACTAGGGATAGCTTAACTCAGAGCCTTACTGAAATGATTGATGAAGAAGGTTTGGGCAGAGTATCTTCTGAAGCTCAAGAATACATCTTCCGTTTACAGTCGCAATTGTCTTCTGTGAAAAAG GAATTACAAGAAATGAGGCGAAAACACGCTGCCCTTCAAATGCAACAATTTGTTGGTGAAGAGAAGAATGATTTGCTGGACTACTTAAGATCTTTGCAACCTGAGAAG GTAGCTGAGTTGTCAGAACCTGCGGCTCCCGAGGTGAAAGAGACAATTCATTCTGTTGTTCATGGTCTTTTGGCAACTCTCTCACCAAGGATGCACTCCAAGTTCCCAGCATCAGAAGTCCCACCTACTGAAACGGTAAAAGCAAAAAGTGATGAAGATTGTGCTGAACTTGTAGAGAACACATCGTTGCAGTTTCAGCCTCTTATCTCACTGACTCGAGACTACCTTGCTCGTCTCCTCTTCTG GTCCATGCTGTTGGGACATTATCTCAGAGGTTTGGAATATCGAATGGAACTGATGGAGGTTCTTTCTTTGACGTGCGATGCAAATGGAACTGAGAACGTTGCTTGA